One Gloeobacter morelensis MG652769 DNA window includes the following coding sequences:
- a CDS encoding mechanosensitive ion channel family protein, translating into MPFLRTNNQRQGGDGRTRLRRTLGICLGAALLSAWLIAGWARPTQAQLSLSGLGEQANGSLPEGVKRLGEIEIAPVKFEGMRILDVASPTVRNRASPGKLIPVEVRAELIEASLARIVAPDVRLKVVVGDDGQKADPAAPTLPPTDNGRARDYFTNYDPKSTYIYISKLNGANVIFAIDDYHTNPLKIVTVTAADADYYGLTQDDLAERWRSLLERLLANALRERQPADFDGQFRWAALAVGAVAGIGLLIWLLQKLIKSRDRQLAAQQAQQAERAASQAPAPAEDAPAENFDFHRRQFLEALRQQFSLQRRRSLIAILGFLLNWAQAVAWVVGATVVLYIFPWTRAYAIQVLRIPVVLLGIWFVAGLANRIGDAVIERFSKVWEENDLFDLADVQRKSLRITTTIQALKGLKTFVIYLAAIGSALSFLGVPLGSVLAIGGLVAFAISFSLQNLVKDLVNGCLILWEDQFAIGDVVAIGAVSGAVENLSLRVTQLRNSEGRLITIPNSAIVQVENLTRTWSRVDFAVEVAYDTDIRRALAVLGDIARTMYDEPEWHTQMLEAPQVLGVDALSSTGALIRVWLRTQPGQQWAVGREFRLRVRLALEQNHIEIGTPQQALLYKGTVPLPNGNSGAGSGSQPHPGGVKQI; encoded by the coding sequence ATGCCATTTCTGAGGACGAACAACCAACGCCAGGGCGGCGACGGGCGCACCCGGCTCCGACGCACCCTCGGGATCTGTTTGGGAGCGGCACTGCTGAGCGCCTGGCTTATCGCTGGGTGGGCACGGCCTACCCAGGCTCAACTCAGCCTCTCCGGTTTGGGCGAACAAGCCAACGGCAGCCTGCCTGAAGGGGTAAAGCGACTTGGCGAAATCGAAATCGCCCCGGTCAAATTCGAGGGGATGCGGATTTTGGATGTCGCTTCCCCGACGGTCAGAAACCGTGCCTCCCCCGGCAAGCTGATCCCCGTCGAAGTGCGGGCCGAACTGATCGAGGCGAGCCTCGCGCGCATCGTCGCTCCCGATGTCCGTCTCAAGGTCGTCGTGGGCGACGACGGGCAGAAAGCCGACCCGGCAGCTCCAACTTTGCCCCCCACGGACAACGGCCGGGCGCGGGACTATTTCACCAACTACGACCCGAAATCAACTTATATCTATATCTCCAAGCTGAACGGGGCGAATGTTATCTTCGCCATCGACGACTACCATACCAACCCGCTCAAAATCGTCACGGTCACCGCCGCCGACGCCGACTACTACGGCCTGACCCAGGACGATCTGGCGGAGCGCTGGCGTTCCCTACTCGAACGCTTGCTGGCCAACGCCCTGCGGGAACGTCAGCCCGCCGACTTCGACGGGCAATTTCGCTGGGCCGCCCTCGCCGTGGGCGCTGTCGCCGGGATCGGTCTGCTCATTTGGCTACTGCAAAAGCTCATCAAAAGCCGCGACCGCCAGCTGGCCGCACAACAGGCACAGCAGGCGGAGCGGGCCGCCAGCCAGGCCCCTGCTCCCGCCGAAGATGCCCCCGCCGAGAACTTCGATTTTCACCGGAGACAATTTTTGGAGGCTTTGCGACAGCAGTTCAGCCTCCAGCGCCGTCGCAGCTTGATTGCCATCCTCGGTTTTTTGCTCAACTGGGCACAGGCGGTTGCCTGGGTGGTCGGGGCCACCGTGGTGCTGTATATTTTCCCCTGGACACGGGCCTACGCCATTCAGGTGCTGCGCATCCCCGTCGTGCTGTTGGGGATCTGGTTTGTGGCAGGCCTGGCCAACCGGATCGGCGATGCGGTGATCGAACGCTTCTCGAAGGTGTGGGAAGAAAACGACCTGTTCGACCTGGCGGATGTGCAGCGCAAGTCTCTGCGCATCACCACCACCATCCAGGCGCTCAAGGGCCTCAAGACGTTTGTGATCTACCTGGCGGCGATCGGCTCGGCGCTCTCGTTTCTGGGTGTGCCCCTCGGTTCGGTGCTCGCCATCGGCGGTCTGGTGGCCTTTGCGATCTCCTTTAGTCTGCAAAACCTGGTCAAAGACCTGGTCAACGGCTGCCTGATTCTCTGGGAGGACCAGTTTGCGATCGGCGATGTGGTGGCGATCGGTGCGGTCTCAGGCGCGGTCGAGAACCTCAGCCTGCGGGTCACCCAACTGCGCAACAGCGAAGGGCGGCTAATTACGATTCCCAACAGCGCCATCGTCCAGGTGGAGAACCTGACGCGCACCTGGTCGCGGGTGGATTTTGCCGTCGAGGTCGCCTACGACACCGACATCCGCCGCGCCCTGGCCGTGCTTGGCGACATCGCCCGCACCATGTACGACGAGCCCGAGTGGCACACCCAGATGCTCGAAGCGCCGCAGGTGCTGGGAGTCGACGCGCTCTCTTCGACCGGAGCGCTCATTCGGGTATGGCTGCGCACCCAGCCGGGGCAGCAGTGGGCGGTGGGACGCGAATTTCGCCTGCGCGTGCGCCTGGCTCTGGAGCAAAACCACATCGAAATCGGCACCCCCCAGCAGGCGTTGCTCTACAAAGGAACGGTACCCCTGCCCAACGGCAACAGCGGTGCCGGGAGCGGGAGCCAACCGCATCCAGGGGGCGTGAAACAGATTTGA
- the leuS gene encoding leucine--tRNA ligase yields the protein METRYNPHAIEPRRQKQWEDAPHLEMDARPKFYALSMFPYPSGALHMGHVRNYSITDVISRYKRMRGFNVLHPIGWDAFGLPAENAAIDRGIHPARWTEQNIAQMRDQLKRLGFAYAWEREVATCSPAYYRWTQKLFLEFWQAGLAYRKAGVVNWDPVDQTVLANEQVDAEGRSWRSGALVEKRPLEQWYLKITDYAEELLQALGTLGEWPERVRVMQENWIGKSVGAELRFPIDGESEGICVFTTRPDTVYGVTYLVLAPEHPLVERITAPERREAVQAFVAQVQSESEIERVSEDRPKQGVPTGAVALNPFTGEAVPVWIADYVLFEYGTGAVMGVPGHDERDFVFAGQYGLPIRLVVQAPDGSNAEPLRAAYTEAGVLVNSGPFDGLDSPTGKRKIVEYAEQQGWGKGRVQYRLRDWLISRQRYWGCPIPMVYCPACGVVPVPDEQLPVALPADVEFSGRGPSPLAKLEGWIRVDCPQCGTPARRETDTMDTFIDSSWYFLRFADARNGAEPFSREAVDYWLPVDQYVGGIEHAILHLLYARFFTKVLRDRGLLSFDEPFKRLLTQGMVLSDAFVDPATKKYYPPDQVEERGGAFFARPEGTPLVCAMEKMSKSKYNGIDPLTVLSEYGADTARLFVLFKAPPEKELEWSDADVRGQYSFLGRVWRTVYEFVSGEKPDRPVGETQERDLRREVHRAIQQVGGDIEQYKFNTAIAALMKLNNAMADYPSGQSPAYKEGVYALVKLLAPFAPHIGAELWQALGEAEEVHSSQWPALDEAALVEETITLVIQVNGKKRDDIQVPAAASAGELQAFALASEAVRRHTDGKAIKKVIVVPGRLINLVVG from the coding sequence ATGGAGACGCGCTACAACCCCCACGCAATCGAACCGCGCCGCCAAAAGCAGTGGGAGGACGCGCCGCACCTTGAAATGGATGCGCGGCCCAAATTTTATGCGCTCTCGATGTTTCCGTATCCCTCCGGCGCGCTGCACATGGGCCATGTGCGCAACTACTCGATTACCGATGTGATCAGCCGCTACAAGCGCATGCGCGGCTTCAACGTGCTGCACCCGATCGGTTGGGACGCCTTTGGGCTGCCCGCCGAAAATGCCGCCATCGACCGGGGCATCCACCCGGCCCGGTGGACCGAGCAAAACATCGCCCAGATGCGCGATCAACTCAAGCGCCTGGGCTTTGCCTACGCCTGGGAGCGGGAAGTGGCCACCTGCTCACCTGCGTACTACCGCTGGACCCAGAAATTGTTTCTCGAATTTTGGCAGGCGGGGCTCGCCTACCGCAAAGCGGGCGTCGTCAATTGGGATCCGGTCGACCAGACGGTGCTCGCCAACGAGCAGGTCGATGCGGAAGGCCGCTCCTGGCGCTCGGGGGCGCTGGTGGAGAAGCGTCCGCTTGAGCAGTGGTATCTGAAGATTACCGACTACGCCGAGGAGTTGCTCCAGGCGCTGGGCACGCTGGGAGAGTGGCCCGAGCGGGTGCGGGTCATGCAGGAAAACTGGATCGGCAAGTCGGTGGGGGCGGAACTGCGTTTTCCGATTGACGGGGAATCCGAGGGAATTTGCGTGTTCACCACCCGGCCGGACACGGTCTACGGCGTTACCTATCTGGTGCTCGCCCCGGAACACCCACTGGTGGAGCGCATCACGGCCCCTGAGCGGCGCGAGGCGGTGCAGGCCTTTGTAGCCCAGGTCCAGAGCGAGAGTGAGATCGAGCGGGTGAGCGAGGATCGGCCCAAGCAGGGGGTGCCCACGGGTGCTGTGGCCCTCAACCCGTTCACCGGCGAGGCGGTGCCCGTCTGGATCGCCGATTATGTGCTCTTCGAGTACGGCACTGGTGCGGTGATGGGGGTACCCGGCCACGACGAGCGCGACTTTGTCTTTGCCGGCCAGTATGGTTTGCCGATTCGGCTGGTGGTTCAGGCCCCGGACGGCTCGAACGCAGAACCGCTGCGGGCGGCTTACACGGAGGCGGGCGTGCTGGTGAATTCCGGTCCCTTCGACGGTCTCGATTCACCTACAGGCAAGCGCAAGATCGTCGAATACGCCGAGCAACAGGGCTGGGGCAAAGGCCGCGTGCAGTACCGGTTGCGCGACTGGCTCATCTCGCGCCAGCGCTACTGGGGCTGCCCGATTCCGATGGTCTACTGCCCCGCGTGCGGTGTGGTGCCGGTCCCTGACGAGCAATTGCCGGTTGCATTGCCCGCAGATGTCGAATTTAGCGGTCGTGGCCCCTCGCCCCTGGCCAAGCTCGAAGGCTGGATCCGTGTCGATTGCCCCCAGTGCGGCACCCCGGCGCGGCGCGAGACCGACACGATGGACACGTTTATCGATTCGTCGTGGTATTTTTTGCGCTTTGCCGACGCCCGCAACGGGGCCGAGCCCTTTTCGCGCGAGGCGGTGGACTACTGGCTGCCGGTGGACCAGTACGTGGGCGGCATCGAGCACGCCATTTTGCACCTGCTCTATGCGCGGTTTTTTACCAAAGTCCTGCGCGATCGGGGGTTGCTGAGTTTCGACGAGCCGTTCAAGCGCCTGCTCACCCAGGGCATGGTGCTGAGCGACGCCTTCGTGGACCCCGCCACCAAAAAGTACTATCCGCCCGACCAGGTGGAGGAGCGCGGCGGCGCATTTTTTGCCCGTCCGGAGGGCACGCCCCTGGTGTGCGCGATGGAAAAGATGTCCAAGTCCAAGTACAACGGCATCGACCCGCTCACGGTGCTCTCCGAGTACGGGGCCGACACCGCCCGCTTGTTCGTGCTTTTCAAGGCGCCCCCGGAAAAAGAACTGGAGTGGTCCGACGCCGATGTGCGCGGCCAGTACAGTTTTTTAGGCCGCGTGTGGCGGACGGTGTACGAGTTCGTCAGCGGTGAGAAGCCGGATAGACCCGTTGGTGAAACCCAGGAGCGCGATTTGCGCCGGGAGGTGCACCGGGCCATCCAGCAGGTGGGAGGCGACATCGAACAGTACAAGTTCAACACCGCCATCGCCGCTTTGATGAAGCTCAACAACGCCATGGCCGACTACCCGAGCGGCCAATCGCCCGCCTACAAAGAAGGCGTCTACGCGCTCGTCAAGCTGCTTGCCCCCTTTGCCCCCCACATCGGCGCCGAGCTGTGGCAGGCGCTGGGCGAAGCGGAGGAGGTTCACTCGTCGCAGTGGCCCGCCCTCGACGAAGCGGCCCTGGTCGAAGAGACGATCACCCTGGTCATCCAGGTGAACGGCAAAAAGCGCGACGACATCCAGGTGCCCGCCGCCGCCAGCGCGGGCGAATTGCAGGCATTCGCCCTGGCCAGCGAAGCGGTGCGCCGCCACACCGACGGCAAGGCGATCAAGAAGGTAATCGTCGTGCCGGGGCGGCTGATCAATCTGGTGGTGGGCTAA
- a CDS encoding Uma2 family endonuclease: protein MAMTVADVEKLQSLYPDHKIELRDGAITIMSPADVTSGLIGGEFLSQLRNWVRPRKLGFIFDASSGFRLPNGDLTAPDVSFVLRERLRRVPRTYAPVVPDLVVEVKSSTDRLRPLVDKLLRYLELGARVGILVDPDLQRVSVYRPAREPVILDGGDILSLPELLPGWELAIADLWLVEFDEL, encoded by the coding sequence ATGGCGATGACTGTCGCAGATGTCGAAAAGCTCCAGAGCCTTTACCCGGACCACAAAATCGAATTGCGCGACGGGGCGATTACGATCATGAGCCCTGCGGACGTTACCTCGGGGCTTATCGGTGGGGAATTTTTGTCCCAGTTGCGCAACTGGGTGCGGCCCCGCAAACTGGGCTTTATCTTCGATGCGAGTTCCGGTTTTCGTTTACCCAACGGCGATCTGACTGCCCCGGATGTGTCGTTTGTCTTGCGGGAGCGGCTCAGACGCGTGCCCCGCACCTACGCGCCGGTAGTACCGGATCTGGTGGTGGAGGTCAAATCGAGCACCGACCGTCTCCGGCCGCTGGTAGATAAGCTGCTCCGTTATCTTGAATTGGGAGCGCGGGTGGGTATCCTTGTCGATCCTGACCTGCAGCGGGTGAGCGTTTACCGACCGGCGCGGGAGCCGGTGATCCTCGATGGCGGCGATATCCTGTCGCTCCCCGAGTTGCTGCCTGGTTGGGAACTGGCGATTGCGGATCTGTGGCTGGTGGAATTTGACGAACTCTAG
- a CDS encoding endonuclease/exonuclease/phosphatase family protein has translation MTNSRSGRPFGIDEDSTRRLLTQWLPSRRFERAPETIIDGSHDKPAHFNGEALKVLSWNVAKSNHDRRFTREFLGILEREKPDMVFLQEVRVDTETMRAVDLAGMHWSAAPNYKDMHLNAYSGLLTAARPAPISKRVVLTHDTEPLAGTPKVSLLTEYPLPGRPRKLLAINSHLINFVDLPSFGAQLGQLEAIAGRHRGPMILAGDFNTWNAPRVELLAETARRLGLKPVTFAPADRWLVKRFLLSAPLDNIFFRGLSEKANATRVLRRTTCSDHRPILTELAWDKEPT, from the coding sequence TTGACGAACTCTAGAAGCGGGCGGCCGTTTGGCATAGACGAAGATTCGACCCGGCGCTTGCTCACCCAGTGGCTGCCGTCGCGACGCTTCGAGCGTGCCCCGGAAACGATCATCGACGGCAGCCACGACAAACCCGCCCATTTCAACGGTGAGGCGCTCAAAGTCTTGAGCTGGAATGTCGCCAAGAGCAACCACGACCGCCGATTCACCCGGGAATTTCTGGGTATTCTCGAACGCGAGAAGCCGGACATGGTGTTTTTGCAGGAGGTGCGCGTCGACACCGAGACGATGCGGGCGGTGGATCTGGCGGGCATGCACTGGAGCGCGGCCCCCAACTACAAAGATATGCACCTGAACGCCTATTCGGGCTTGCTCACCGCCGCCCGGCCCGCTCCCATCAGCAAGCGCGTCGTGCTCACCCACGACACCGAACCGCTGGCCGGCACCCCCAAAGTCTCGCTTCTCACCGAGTATCCGCTGCCCGGCCGCCCCCGCAAGCTGCTGGCCATCAACAGCCATCTCATCAACTTTGTGGATCTGCCGTCCTTCGGTGCGCAGCTGGGGCAACTCGAAGCGATTGCCGGCCGCCACCGGGGGCCGATGATCCTGGCGGGGGACTTCAACACCTGGAACGCGCCGCGGGTGGAGTTGCTGGCGGAGACGGCCCGCCGGTTGGGGCTGAAGCCGGTCACCTTTGCCCCTGCCGATCGCTGGCTGGTCAAACGCTTTTTGCTCTCGGCCCCCCTCGACAATATTTTCTTTCGGGGCCTCAGCGAGAAGGCGAACGCCACGCGGGTGCTGCGGCGCACCACCTGCTCCGACCACCGGCCGATTCTTACCGAACTGGCCTGGGATAAGGAGCCCACCTGA
- the cls gene encoding cardiolipin synthase: protein MFGQEVTLLSLLVLAVHGLGIANAAHAVMHVRSPRGAVAWSIGLVTFPWLAVPLYWIFGRNRFLGYAEAIRTAYEQHRRRIDKAYDGLLEHRAQLSERFAPVAQLGEQLATLPFLTGNTAQLLIDGRQTYDAMLTAISRAERYVLLQSYIVEADRSGERFKQALIERAKAGVRVYVLYDEIGSNHLPRSYSDDLRRHGVEVSAFHSTKGWKNRLQINFRNHTKILVVDGQVACVGGLNIGDEYLGEGKNPQLRPWRDTHLRLTGPAVQCLQLIFLRDWYWATGESPPVEWRVHAEQKSGAAALVLRTGPADSLPACTLFFVDLIQQARERLWLASPYFVPPEPVLLALQLAAMRGVDVRILLPDHPDHLLVYLCAFSFYDDLARTDIKLYRYQKGFMHQKVVLVDREIAGVGTANLDNRSFTLNFEVMNYIVDSDFVKSVEAMLTTDLAVCRQVDYQEYRRKPLWFRLAVRISRLLAPVL from the coding sequence ATGTTCGGCCAGGAGGTGACGCTTTTGAGCCTGCTGGTCCTCGCCGTCCACGGGCTGGGGATTGCCAATGCCGCCCACGCGGTCATGCACGTGCGCTCGCCCCGGGGAGCGGTCGCCTGGAGCATCGGGCTTGTCACTTTTCCGTGGCTCGCCGTCCCGCTGTACTGGATTTTTGGGCGCAACCGCTTCTTGGGCTACGCCGAAGCCATCCGTACCGCCTACGAGCAGCACCGCCGCCGCATCGACAAAGCCTACGACGGCCTGCTGGAGCACAGGGCACAACTATCTGAGCGCTTTGCCCCGGTGGCGCAACTGGGCGAACAACTCGCCACTCTGCCGTTTTTGACCGGCAACACCGCCCAATTGCTCATCGACGGCCGGCAAACCTACGACGCGATGCTCACAGCAATCTCCCGGGCCGAGCGATATGTCTTGTTGCAGTCGTACATTGTCGAGGCGGACCGCTCAGGCGAACGGTTCAAGCAGGCGCTCATCGAGCGGGCCAAAGCGGGTGTGCGGGTGTATGTGCTTTACGACGAGATCGGCAGCAACCACCTGCCCCGTTCCTACAGCGACGATCTGCGTCGCCACGGTGTCGAGGTGAGCGCCTTTCACAGCACCAAGGGGTGGAAGAACCGGCTGCAGATCAACTTTCGCAACCACACGAAGATCCTGGTGGTGGACGGGCAGGTCGCCTGCGTGGGCGGACTGAACATCGGCGATGAATATCTTGGAGAGGGCAAGAACCCGCAACTGCGCCCCTGGCGAGACACCCATCTGCGCCTCACCGGTCCCGCCGTCCAGTGTTTGCAGCTCATTTTCCTGCGCGACTGGTACTGGGCGACGGGCGAATCGCCGCCGGTCGAATGGCGGGTGCACGCCGAGCAGAAATCTGGAGCGGCGGCCCTGGTGCTGCGCACCGGTCCGGCGGACAGCCTGCCCGCCTGCACGCTGTTTTTTGTGGATCTAATCCAGCAGGCCCGCGAGCGCCTGTGGCTTGCCAGTCCTTACTTCGTGCCCCCAGAACCGGTGTTGCTCGCGCTGCAACTGGCGGCGATGCGCGGCGTCGATGTGCGCATTCTGCTGCCGGATCACCCGGATCACCTGCTGGTCTATCTGTGCGCCTTCTCGTTCTACGACGATCTGGCCCGCACCGACATCAAGCTCTACCGCTACCAGAAAGGTTTCATGCACCAGAAGGTGGTCCTGGTGGACCGCGAAATCGCCGGGGTGGGCACCGCCAACCTCGACAACCGCTCGTTCACCCTCAACTTCGAGGTGATGAACTACATTGTGGATTCCGATTTTGTGAAGAGCGTCGAAGCGATGCTGACGACGGATTTGGCAGTTTGCCGCCAGGTCGATTACCAGGAATACCGCCGCAAACCCCTGTGGTTTCGCCTCGCGGTGCGCATTTCCCGCCTGCTGGCGCCGGTGCTGTAG
- a CDS encoding MgPME-cyclase complex family protein produces the protein MAQTYYFLVASDHFLQGHQTQEVLEERTRHYLAQGKAIDFWWVRSPAFLDAPQLADIRRRCPSPAAAVVSTDGQFVLWLKHRLQYVLMGQFEAPSAAIPDPLAAHTAAR, from the coding sequence ATGGCACAGACTTACTATTTTCTCGTGGCAAGCGACCACTTCCTGCAGGGGCACCAGACCCAGGAGGTGCTCGAAGAGCGCACGCGCCACTACCTGGCCCAGGGCAAAGCGATCGACTTCTGGTGGGTGCGCTCGCCCGCTTTTCTCGACGCGCCGCAGCTTGCCGACATCCGCCGGCGCTGCCCAAGCCCGGCGGCGGCGGTGGTTTCCACCGACGGCCAGTTCGTGCTCTGGCTGAAGCACCGGCTGCAGTACGTGCTGATGGGCCAGTTTGAAGCCCCAAGTGCTGCGATCCCCGACCCGCTTGCCGCCCACACCGCCGCTCGATGA
- a CDS encoding anthranilate synthase component II, producing MILVIDNYDSFTYNLVQYLAELGAQVEVRRNDRIDIDGVRALAPEAVVISPGPGRPEDAGVSEAIVADLGAQVPVLGVCLGHQCIGRVFGGQIVRAPELMHGKTSLIHHRGEGVFAALPEPFVATRYHSLVIAAEAFPAVLEITAWTEDGTVMGVRHRTWRHIQGVQFHPESILTAAGKALLRNFLESLPSA from the coding sequence ATGATCCTGGTGATCGACAACTACGACAGCTTTACCTACAACCTCGTGCAGTATCTGGCGGAGCTGGGTGCCCAGGTGGAGGTGCGCCGCAACGACCGCATCGATATCGACGGGGTGCGCGCCCTGGCACCCGAGGCGGTGGTGATTTCCCCCGGCCCGGGCAGGCCCGAGGATGCAGGGGTCTCCGAGGCGATCGTCGCTGATTTGGGAGCACAGGTGCCGGTACTGGGCGTCTGTCTGGGCCACCAGTGCATCGGCCGCGTCTTCGGCGGCCAGATTGTCCGGGCGCCCGAGCTGATGCACGGCAAGACCTCGCTCATCCACCACCGGGGGGAGGGGGTATTCGCCGCTTTGCCCGAACCCTTCGTCGCCACCCGCTACCACTCGCTGGTGATTGCCGCCGAAGCCTTTCCGGCGGTCCTTGAAATTACCGCCTGGACCGAAGATGGTACGGTGATGGGCGTGCGCCACCGCACCTGGCGCCACATCCAGGGGGTCCAGTTCCATCCCGAGAGCATCCTGACCGCCGCAGGCAAAGCGCTGCTGCGCAATTTTCTTGAGAGTCTACCGAGCGCATGA
- a CDS encoding MBL fold metallo-hydrolase — protein MKRRPLLQTGLAGYLWACTQPLQAAPARSKGLQVQWLGHTCFLFISDEGRLLINPFRPAGCTAGYRRPEVAVDLILLSSRLLDEGALDVVKGNPRVLYQPGVFTVDSFDKLQGVKTLHDRKEGRRFGVNVAWRWRQAGLDIVHLGVIAAPLSDEEKILLGKPDLLFVPVGGGEKGFDPELAHQATEELQPRMVVPTYYRTEAAEEGCELGGVDSFLQLFKSDTVKVYTNPLVQISAANLPKSGGAPLVRVFAYDFSGKTPPVSGSGRPAVPKAQERS, from the coding sequence ATGAAAAGACGACCATTGCTGCAGACCGGCCTGGCCGGCTATCTGTGGGCGTGCACGCAACCGCTGCAGGCCGCGCCGGCCCGTTCAAAAGGGTTGCAGGTGCAGTGGCTGGGGCACACCTGCTTTTTGTTCATCTCCGATGAGGGGCGCCTGCTCATCAATCCGTTTCGGCCGGCCGGCTGCACGGCGGGCTACCGCCGCCCGGAAGTGGCCGTCGATTTGATCTTGCTCAGTTCCCGATTGCTCGATGAAGGTGCCCTCGACGTCGTCAAGGGCAACCCCCGCGTCCTTTACCAACCGGGGGTCTTTACCGTCGACAGCTTCGACAAACTCCAGGGCGTCAAGACTCTGCACGACCGCAAGGAGGGCCGCCGCTTCGGCGTCAACGTCGCCTGGCGCTGGCGGCAGGCGGGCCTCGACATCGTCCACCTGGGGGTGATTGCCGCCCCCCTGAGCGACGAAGAAAAAATTCTGCTCGGAAAACCCGACTTGTTGTTTGTCCCGGTGGGCGGGGGCGAGAAAGGCTTCGACCCGGAACTGGCCCACCAGGCCACCGAGGAGTTGCAGCCGCGCATGGTGGTGCCGACGTATTACCGCACCGAGGCGGCCGAGGAAGGGTGCGAACTGGGCGGGGTCGATTCGTTTTTGCAGCTGTTTAAAAGCGACACCGTCAAGGTCTACACCAACCCATTGGTGCAGATCAGCGCCGCCAACCTGCCCAAAAGCGGGGGAGCGCCCCTGGTGCGCGTCTTCGCCTACGATTTCAGCGGCAAAACCCCACCGGTCAGCGGCAGCGGCCGTCCGGCGGTCCCGAAGGCGCAGGAGCGCTCCTGA
- a CDS encoding alpha/beta hydrolase — translation MRKQARTSDLRRRLVGVGGGLLGAVLCTVPADAAERIFFNYGLLGLSLPVSDLETYTRTGVMSERMAFLASLAGAKDVVGLRDALNTPLPFSQAQVAQLTYTPLGERTLQRIGNLLRTDTDNNSFLALRAASILAAGDPQGLTLLNFLRYYPLQTLRIDVAFGAQLAAEVGNAFDLGETTFSAIEKQADGTPSTAPPPAELGDPRRAGPFGTRVRPLVFANPRYAAAETWLKRASTPMIAADVYLPEGLTRPAPVVVISHGLASDRTTFAYLARHLASWGFAAAVLDHPGSDKQLAASIFSGSATSSGPGEFIARPQYVSSLLDELERLTRTDPLWRGRLDPTQAGIAGQSLGGYTALASGGAGLDKETIRLGCEKSGRLGDIVNPSLLLECGALNLPASAPTQLGDARIKAIFAVNPIGVALFGRKELARIAVPTLLVSANKDAFARPLLEQILPFSVLTTSEKYLVLARNATHFTPAIDPAETQSVLPIPAQFVGPSPEPYFFAALNALNLAFFKTHLAGETAYRAFLQPGYVRSLSQEPFGFSLVNSLDSPEIQRLIELERQKQFRVIQTGN, via the coding sequence ATGAGGAAACAAGCTCGAACGAGCGATCTCCGGCGCCGGCTCGTCGGCGTGGGCGGCGGGCTGCTTGGGGCCGTGCTGTGCACTGTGCCTGCGGATGCGGCGGAGCGGATTTTTTTTAATTACGGGCTGCTCGGTCTTTCGCTGCCGGTGAGCGATCTCGAAACCTACACCCGCACCGGGGTGATGAGCGAGCGGATGGCTTTTCTAGCCTCGCTTGCCGGGGCAAAGGATGTGGTGGGACTGCGCGACGCGCTCAATACACCGCTGCCTTTTTCCCAGGCGCAAGTTGCCCAGCTGACCTATACTCCCCTGGGCGAGCGGACTTTGCAGCGCATCGGCAACCTGCTGCGCACCGATACCGACAACAACAGCTTCCTGGCCCTGCGCGCCGCGAGCATCCTGGCTGCAGGCGATCCCCAGGGGCTGACGCTGCTCAATTTTCTGCGCTACTACCCACTGCAGACTTTGAGAATCGACGTCGCCTTCGGGGCGCAACTGGCCGCCGAGGTGGGCAATGCCTTCGATCTAGGCGAGACGACCTTCAGTGCTATCGAAAAGCAGGCCGACGGCACCCCATCTACCGCGCCGCCTCCGGCCGAGCTCGGCGACCCGCGCCGGGCAGGTCCCTTCGGCACGCGCGTGCGCCCGCTGGTTTTTGCCAACCCCCGCTACGCCGCAGCGGAAACCTGGCTCAAGCGGGCCTCCACCCCAATGATTGCCGCTGACGTCTATCTGCCCGAGGGACTGACCCGACCGGCGCCAGTGGTCGTCATCTCCCATGGACTTGCCTCCGACCGCACCACGTTTGCTTACCTGGCCCGCCATCTGGCCTCCTGGGGTTTTGCTGCGGCAGTGCTTGACCATCCAGGCTCGGACAAGCAACTGGCCGCCTCCATTTTTAGCGGATCCGCCACCAGCAGCGGTCCGGGAGAATTCATCGCCCGACCCCAGTACGTGAGCAGCCTGCTCGACGAACTAGAGCGCCTGACGCGCACCGACCCGCTCTGGCGTGGCCGCTTGGATCCCACCCAAGCAGGTATTGCCGGTCAGTCCCTTGGAGGCTACACGGCTCTCGCCTCGGGGGGAGCGGGCCTCGACAAAGAGACCATCCGCCTGGGCTGCGAGAAATCCGGCCGGCTGGGCGACATCGTCAATCCATCGCTGTTGCTCGAGTGCGGCGCACTGAATCTGCCCGCTTCCGCCCCTACTCAACTGGGTGACGCGCGCATCAAGGCCATCTTTGCCGTCAATCCGATCGGCGTTGCTCTGTTTGGCCGCAAGGAACTGGCCCGCATCGCGGTGCCGACTTTGCTCGTCTCGGCCAATAAAGATGCCTTTGCCCGGCCGCTGCTGGAGCAGATCTTGCCCTTCAGCGTACTGACGACCTCCGAGAAATATCTCGTCCTGGCCCGCAACGCCACCCACTTCACCCCAGCTATCGATCCGGCAGAAACCCAGTCGGTGCTGCCCATCCCGGCTCAGTTCGTCGGGCCGAGCCCTGAGCCTTACTTCTTTGCGGCCCTCAACGCCTTGAACCTTGCCTTTTTCAAAACCCACCTCGCCGGTGAGACGGCTTATCGTGCTTTTCTGCAACCAGGCTACGTCCGCTCGCTAAGCCAGGAGCCGTTCGGATTCAGCCTGGTCAATTCCCTCGACAGCCCCGAAATTCAGCGGCTGATCGAGCTTGAAAGACAAAAACAGTTCCGAGTCATCCAGACCGGCAATTGA